AGATTTAAAACGGATAGCAGAGATAAAAGAAATAAACGAAAAAAAGGTTGAAGACAATCTTTATCAATACGAAATAATCAGCGAAAAGGATATTAGAGAGACCATTTTTGATACTGCGGTCAATAAAGGCTGGAAAATTCTTGATCTACACCGGAAAGCAACATCACTTGAAGATATATTCAGAGAATTGACAAAGGAGGAACAATGATTAAGGCGATAATCAAAAAAGAGTTGAATACTTATTTCAATTCACCAATTGCCTATATCATACTGATAGTATTTGTTGGCTTGAGTGGCTGGTTCTATGCCCAGGATTTATTTCTGGGTGGTGAGGCAGATATAAATGGTTTCGTAAACATTGTTCCCATTTTGTTTCTGCTCTTAATCCCAGGCATATGTATGAGATTGATTGCTGAAGAAAGGGCACATGGAACAATTGAGACCCTTGCTACACTCCCGATTAAAGATGCTGATGTTATAATTGGTAAATGGCTTTCTGCCTTTATTTTGATTTTGATCGGGTTGTGTGTAACGCTTATTTTTCCTATCATTTCATCATTTTTAGGTAATATTGACTGGGGGATTGTGTTCACAAGTTATATCGGTCTAATACTTTTTGCCCTCTTCTTCACGGGTATTGGAATTTTTGCTTCATCAATTGCTACAACCCAGATCGTTGCATTCATTATTAGTATATTCATTTCTTTCTTCTTCTTTATCATCGGCAAATTGCTCTTTGCCCTTCCGACAAACATAATGCCTTTCTTCAATTATATCAGCATTGATTACCATCTCAATAACATAATTCGTGGCATAATTGACTCACGGGATTTCATATATTTCCTTTCACTAACATTTCTATTCATTTACGGTGCACTTTATTTTTACAGCAGGATAAAAGAAAGGTTGCTGAGTACTACTCAGTGGGCGCTTATTGGCATTGTAATAATTCTTATCAATCTTGTCTCAACAAGATTATTTTTTAGATTAGACCTTACTCAGGGTAATATCTATTCATTGAGCAGGGCAACATTGAAGATATTGAATGATTTGCCCGATAATATTGTGATTCATGCCTATATTACAAGTAAATTGCCATTTCCATACAACAACCGTGCCCAGTATCTCAATGACCTGCTTGGTGAATATCGTTTGAGGTCAAAAGGTAAAATTCGGATTGAACATAATGACCCAACGACACCTGAACAAATGATGGATGCACAGAGAAACGGCATTATCCCTCTACAGTTTACTGAAGTAAAACAGGGTGAATTTGGAGTGAAACAAGGATTTATGGGACTGGTCTTCCTATTTGAAAATAAAAGAGAAGTTATGCCGGTAGTTGAAGATTTTACAAATCTTGAATACGATATCACTTCCCGGATAAAGAAATTAACTCAAGAGAGTATTAAAACAATAGGTTTTACAAGTGGACACGATGAATTGACACTCTCAGAAAATCTCTTGAACAAAATGAGGGACCGATACACCATTATTAATGTCAATCTTAAAGACACAATAAATCCCAAGATTGATGCCCTTGTCGTTGCCGGTCCAAAAAGTGATTTTGATACAACGGAAACAAAAAAGATACTTGAATACATAAATAATAAAATCCCGGTGGCAATGTTTGTGGATAGATTTGGCATAAATTTAGACTTCTTTCTTGCTTTTCCACTTCGCACACCAAATGTTGATACACTATTAAATAAACTTGGAATTACAATTGAACCCGGAATGATAATGGACCGCAATAATGAAATGATGGTTTTAAGGAGCCAGCATGGGTCTTTTGTAATGCAGAATATCGTTCCGTATCCATATTTCCCGAAAATAATGGACCTATCAAAACAAAATCCTATCACAAAAGATTTTGAAACGGTTGTCTTGCCTTTTGTCAGTCCAATAACAGGTGGTGAAGAACTTGCTCGAACTTCAAAGGCATCCTGGCTTAGAAATTCTCCGCAGTCATTAAATCCTATGGACCAACAGAAGTTCTTACCATTACCACTACCATTTGACAAACAGGGTCCATTCAATACTATCAGCTGCCTATCAGGTGATAAAAGGGTTGTAGTTGTTGGCACATCAAAATTCATTGATAATCAATTCTTGAGCGGCCCTGGAATTGCATTATTTATGAATATTCTTGACTGGCTCACTCAGGATGAGGTTTTAATCTCAATTCGCTCTAAATCTGTCAGTATTAGACCGTTAAAAGAGATAAGCAAAGGAATGAAGACACTTATACAGTGGTTATCGCCATTATTACCCGTTTTAATATTTATCATTGTTGGTATAATAAGATGGCAGATAAGAAAAGGAGGAAAAAGTGGCTATGAAGCATAAGAATATAATAATTCTTATATGCGTTATTGTAATTCTGTTTTTGATTCTTTTATTCACAGGTAGAAAACCACAAACTAAACCGATAATCACGGTTGAAGAATTGCGGTCAATTCAAATTTGCAGACCGATTGATACGACCGAGATAGAAATCAGAGATAATGGTTACCAGATAATAAAACCCTTCAACTATCAAGGTGACAGTGCTACCATTGCTTTTCTTATCAACAATCTGAAGAATTTAAAACTTGGTGAAGTCATATCAAAAAGGAAGGAAAAATTTGACGATTTTGAAGTCGGTGTAAAT
This region of candidate division WOR-3 bacterium genomic DNA includes:
- a CDS encoding Gldg family protein, producing MIKAIIKKELNTYFNSPIAYIILIVFVGLSGWFYAQDLFLGGEADINGFVNIVPILFLLLIPGICMRLIAEERAHGTIETLATLPIKDADVIIGKWLSAFILILIGLCVTLIFPIISSFLGNIDWGIVFTSYIGLILFALFFTGIGIFASSIATTQIVAFIISIFISFFFFIIGKLLFALPTNIMPFFNYISIDYHLNNIIRGIIDSRDFIYFLSLTFLFIYGALYFYSRIKERLLSTTQWALIGIVIILINLVSTRLFFRLDLTQGNIYSLSRATLKILNDLPDNIVIHAYITSKLPFPYNNRAQYLNDLLGEYRLRSKGKIRIEHNDPTTPEQMMDAQRNGIIPLQFTEVKQGEFGVKQGFMGLVFLFENKREVMPVVEDFTNLEYDITSRIKKLTQESIKTIGFTSGHDELTLSENLLNKMRDRYTIINVNLKDTINPKIDALVVAGPKSDFDTTETKKILEYINNKIPVAMFVDRFGINLDFFLAFPLRTPNVDTLLNKLGITIEPGMIMDRNNEMMVLRSQHGSFVMQNIVPYPYFPKIMDLSKQNPITKDFETVVLPFVSPITGGEELARTSKASWLRNSPQSLNPMDQQKFLPLPLPFDKQGPFNTISCLSGDKRVVVVGTSKFIDNQFLSGPGIALFMNILDWLTQDEVLISIRSKSVSIRPLKEISKGMKTLIQWLSPLLPVLIFIIVGIIRWQIRKGGKSGYEA